One Cryobacterium psychrophilum DNA segment encodes these proteins:
- a CDS encoding GAF domain-containing protein: MTGPRLAASSKATDEGRALEKAHESAVSERLIGPGVRKLVQDSWQRSLSLSLDPTSVAAERILTDAELRDLRNQHPLAAVLPVVHNLLIRHAFESKLIVAIGDESGRLLWIDGDRVLRGKVEEMLFVEGADWSERRVGTSAPGTALALNRGIQIRRAEHFSLLAHPWSCTAVPIHDPHTGKILGVIDITGGDEAVAPQTLPLVEAAVAAMEAELRIQCLGTAPRELAAARSPLIVAAPRRAAPPVALNVLGSDHGHLESGSVSVDLSPRHAEILVLLTWHREGLSADRLALLLSDEGYSVDTLRAEMVRVRKVLELFSGRVVISSRPYRLETSLEIDAQRVLTFLERGAHRVAMGAYRGSVLPNSVAPGIADIRSEVSARLREAMLADASVEVLLEYARSEEATWDTEVWRACLELLPARSPKRATVVARLKRIDDELTPAPARP; encoded by the coding sequence TTGACCGGACCTCGGCTCGCCGCCTCCTCGAAGGCCACCGACGAAGGACGAGCGTTGGAAAAGGCCCACGAATCCGCCGTGTCCGAGCGCCTCATCGGCCCCGGAGTTCGCAAACTTGTGCAGGATTCCTGGCAACGTTCCCTCTCGCTCAGCCTCGACCCCACCAGCGTCGCCGCCGAACGGATCCTCACCGACGCGGAGCTGCGTGACCTGCGCAACCAGCATCCACTCGCCGCCGTCTTGCCGGTCGTGCACAACCTGCTGATCAGGCATGCCTTCGAGTCAAAGCTCATCGTGGCCATCGGCGACGAGTCAGGGCGGTTGCTCTGGATCGACGGCGACCGTGTCTTGCGCGGCAAGGTGGAGGAGATGCTCTTCGTCGAGGGCGCGGACTGGTCTGAACGCCGAGTCGGAACGAGCGCACCCGGCACCGCCCTGGCCCTCAATCGCGGGATCCAGATTCGCCGTGCCGAACATTTCAGCCTGCTCGCCCACCCGTGGAGCTGCACCGCCGTTCCCATCCACGACCCGCACACGGGCAAGATCCTCGGCGTCATCGACATCACCGGCGGCGACGAGGCCGTGGCACCGCAGACTCTTCCGCTCGTCGAAGCGGCCGTCGCCGCGATGGAAGCAGAACTGCGCATCCAATGTCTGGGCACCGCCCCGCGAGAATTGGCTGCAGCACGCTCACCGCTCATTGTGGCGGCGCCGCGGCGGGCCGCTCCCCCGGTAGCTCTCAACGTGCTCGGCAGCGACCACGGGCATCTGGAGAGCGGCAGCGTGTCTGTGGACCTCAGCCCCCGGCACGCCGAGATCCTGGTGCTCCTCACTTGGCACCGCGAGGGACTTTCGGCAGATCGACTCGCCCTCCTGCTGAGCGACGAGGGTTACTCGGTCGACACGCTCCGCGCGGAGATGGTGCGCGTGCGCAAGGTCCTCGAACTGTTCTCGGGGCGCGTGGTGATCAGCTCCCGGCCCTACCGGCTCGAAACGTCCCTCGAAATCGATGCCCAGCGCGTGCTGACCTTTCTGGAACGTGGGGCACACCGGGTGGCGATGGGTGCGTACCGCGGCTCCGTTCTGCCCAACTCCGTCGCTCCCGGCATCGCCGACATCCGCTCAGAAGTCAGCGCTCGCCTGCGCGAGGCGATGTTAGCGGATGCCTCAGTGGAGGTGTTGCTCGAATACGCGCGCTCCGAAGAGGCCACGTGGGACACCGAGGTGTGGCGCGCGTGCCTCGAACTGCTGCCGGCTCGCTCCCCCAAACGTGCCACCGTGGTGGCGCGCCTGAAACGCATCGACGACGAACTGACACCGGCCCCCGCCCGGCCGTAG
- a CDS encoding flagellin, whose product MRDLTMQGGNGALSPAAKEAIAAELDGLKGDLLCVANTSFLGRTAGNPSVFSLFDTVVGNLRDGTPVSDQLTAIDARLATIIGQRSEVGARQARLERAQGGLLEQSGALEAQRSRVEDIDLAKVILDLKLQEVTYQSALAVTARVLQPTLMDFLR is encoded by the coding sequence GTGCGCGACCTCACGATGCAGGGCGGCAACGGCGCCCTCTCCCCCGCGGCGAAGGAAGCCATTGCCGCGGAGCTCGACGGTCTCAAGGGCGACCTGCTCTGCGTGGCCAACACCTCGTTTCTCGGGCGCACGGCCGGCAACCCGTCGGTCTTCTCCCTCTTTGACACCGTCGTGGGCAACCTGCGCGACGGAACGCCGGTCAGCGACCAGCTCACGGCGATTGACGCGCGCCTCGCGACGATCATTGGGCAGCGCTCCGAGGTGGGCGCCCGGCAGGCCAGATTGGAACGGGCACAGGGCGGGCTGCTCGAGCAGTCCGGTGCGCTCGAGGCCCAACGCTCCCGTGTCGAGGACATCGACCTGGCGAAGGTGATTCTGGACCTCAAGCTCCAGGAAGTGACCTACCAGTCGGCCCTGGCCGTGACTGCCCGCGTGCTGCAACCGACACTGATGGATTTTCTGCGATGA
- a CDS encoding DUF779 domain-containing protein, with the protein MASVTIPGETVPRVELAPVAVDLLQSLWAEHGPLMFHQSGGCCDGSAPMCFMAGEFITSDQDVLLGRLDIAPAAHPAQSIDFWMSAEQFAYWSHTFLTIDVVPGRGSGFSAEAPRGVRFLIRSRLMETAVPFA; encoded by the coding sequence ATGGCCTCTGTCACAATTCCCGGGGAGACCGTTCCCCGGGTGGAACTCGCCCCGGTGGCCGTCGACCTGCTGCAAAGCCTGTGGGCCGAGCACGGCCCGCTCATGTTTCACCAGTCGGGCGGATGCTGCGATGGCAGCGCACCGATGTGTTTCATGGCCGGTGAATTCATCACCTCAGATCAGGACGTTCTGCTCGGTCGGCTCGACATCGCCCCGGCCGCCCACCCCGCCCAGAGCATCGACTTCTGGATGTCAGCCGAGCAGTTCGCCTACTGGAGCCACACCTTTCTCACGATCGATGTGGTTCCCGGCCGGGGAAGCGGCTTCTCGGCCGAGGCCCCGCGCGGCGTGCGGTTCCTCATCCGCTCCCGACTGATGGAGACCGCGGTCCCCTTCGCCTGA
- a CDS encoding flagellar assembly protein FliW, with amino-acid sequence MTASLTFVTPPPGLAPMTDFTLTTVDGANGLYALQAVPNPSTRLYVLDAAVYLPDYTPYISTEQSGSLSLSEPADALVLVVVNPGEGNTTVNLMAPIVVNALTGVCAQLILEGQDWPLRAELTTAA; translated from the coding sequence ATGACCGCCTCCCTGACCTTCGTCACTCCCCCACCCGGCCTCGCGCCGATGACGGATTTCACCCTCACCACGGTTGACGGCGCCAACGGCCTGTACGCCCTGCAGGCGGTGCCGAACCCGAGCACACGGCTCTACGTTCTCGACGCGGCGGTGTACCTGCCCGATTACACCCCGTACATCTCCACCGAGCAGTCCGGTTCGCTCTCTCTGTCCGAGCCAGCGGATGCCCTCGTGCTCGTGGTCGTGAATCCCGGCGAAGGAAACACCACCGTCAACCTGATGGCCCCCATCGTCGTGAACGCGCTGACCGGCGTCTGCGCCCAGCTGATCCTTGAAGGTCAGGATTGGCCCCTCCGCGCCGAGCTCACCACCGCCGCGTAG
- a CDS encoding DUF222 domain-containing protein encodes MTTTIDGVFVDLTGSLARSGISAASFAELSDDESENTHRAIAQLAREVAKYVALSAANVASRSDWALGREGLARKKGYASAEDYVQALGGGGGSTKADTRRLIEAGTMAAEAEAETARARQEQADRLALAHPEAPPVAVHTPWFAPLGSAVTDGTLSTDAATAIRRGLGEPAIGVTDEMLADAVVALIAECRSVNADQAAKVARQCRDSIDAAGIASRADAMRARQYLRVWDKPDGMLHGSFELDPENGSYFKDFLLQITGPRQGGPRFVEKGEKERAQRIIADPRSTDQIVAEALIEVIKVAAAADPGTLFGRIRPSVKLVITEAPAPAPGPDTPGPLLLRNGFIEGTPDAVPATTIDRVVRNTGFTPVLFSRDGTVLDVGREQRLFTQAQRAALALRDGGCMWPDCHRPPSYSEAHHLHGWDAEGGLTNVEDGILLCARDHLRLHNDLWEIRRTGTEYWLIPPRTADANRTPIRLASKSRLKLGSHLRPRRVKSSASSH; translated from the coding sequence ATGACAACCACCATTGACGGTGTTTTCGTTGATCTGACCGGGTCTCTGGCCCGGTCGGGTATATCCGCGGCGTCGTTCGCGGAGTTGTCCGACGACGAGTCGGAGAACACCCACCGGGCCATTGCCCAGCTCGCTCGCGAGGTCGCCAAGTACGTCGCACTGTCGGCGGCGAACGTCGCCTCCCGCTCCGACTGGGCGCTCGGCCGGGAAGGCCTCGCGCGCAAGAAGGGCTACGCCAGCGCAGAGGACTACGTCCAGGCCCTGGGTGGTGGTGGCGGCAGCACCAAAGCGGATACCCGCCGCCTGATCGAGGCCGGCACGATGGCCGCCGAAGCCGAAGCCGAAACCGCCCGGGCCAGGCAGGAGCAGGCCGACCGGCTGGCCCTGGCTCATCCGGAAGCGCCGCCGGTAGCCGTGCACACGCCGTGGTTCGCGCCGCTCGGCTCCGCCGTCACCGACGGAACCCTCAGCACCGACGCCGCCACGGCCATCCGCCGGGGCCTCGGTGAACCGGCGATCGGGGTGACCGATGAGATGCTCGCCGACGCGGTCGTCGCCCTGATCGCCGAGTGCCGCAGCGTGAACGCCGACCAGGCGGCGAAGGTGGCGCGGCAGTGCCGAGACTCCATTGATGCCGCTGGCATCGCCTCCCGCGCCGACGCCATGCGCGCCCGGCAATACCTGCGGGTCTGGGACAAGCCCGACGGGATGCTGCACGGCAGCTTCGAACTGGATCCGGAGAACGGTTCGTATTTCAAGGACTTTCTGCTGCAGATCACCGGCCCCCGCCAGGGCGGACCAAGGTTTGTGGAGAAGGGTGAGAAGGAGCGGGCGCAGCGCATCATCGCCGACCCGCGGTCAACGGACCAGATCGTCGCCGAGGCTCTGATCGAGGTGATCAAGGTCGCCGCGGCCGCCGACCCCGGCACACTGTTCGGCCGCATCCGTCCCTCGGTCAAACTCGTCATCACCGAGGCGCCAGCACCGGCCCCCGGGCCGGACACCCCGGGCCCACTACTTCTGCGGAACGGGTTCATCGAAGGAACCCCGGACGCGGTCCCGGCAACCACGATCGACCGGGTGGTGCGCAACACGGGATTCACCCCGGTGTTGTTCAGCCGAGACGGCACGGTGCTGGATGTGGGACGCGAACAGCGTCTCTTCACCCAGGCGCAACGCGCAGCACTCGCGCTCCGCGACGGCGGCTGCATGTGGCCGGACTGCCACCGACCACCCTCCTATTCCGAAGCCCATCACCTGCACGGATGGGACGCCGAAGGCGGACTCACCAACGTCGAAGACGGCATCCTGCTCTGCGCCCGCGATCACCTCCGCCTGCACAACGATCTATGGGAGATCAGACGCACGGGCACCGAGTACTGGCTGATCCCACCTCGAACGGCCGACGCAAACCGCACACCCATTCGACTGGCCAGTAAATCACGACTGAAGCTGGGCTCGCACCTCCGACCACGCCGCGTGAAATCGAGCGCGAGTTCGCACTAG
- the exaC gene encoding acetaldehyde dehydrogenase ExaC, with amino-acid sequence MTVYAAPGTPGAKVNFKPRYENWIGGEWVAPVKGEYFEDITPVTGRPFTEVARGTAEDIELALDAAHKAAPAWGKTSATERAAVLNRIADKIDANNELLSVAETWDNGKAIRETLNADIPLAADHFRYFAAAIRAQDGDHAQLDNDTVAYQFHEPLGVVGQIIPWNFPILMAVWKLAPALAAGNTVVLKPAEQTPASILVLIELLGDILPPGVVNIVNGFGLEAGKPLASSNRIRKIAFTGETTTGRLILQYASANIIPSTVELGGKSPNIFFSDVAQENDAFYDKAQEGFALFAFNQGEVCTAPSRALIQKSIYDSFLGDAVKRTSLAIQGNPLDTDTQVGAQASNDQLEKILSYIDIGKKEGATLALGGERADLGGDLSGGFYVQPTVFEGNNKMRIFQEEIFGPVLAVTSFTDYDDAISIANDTIYGLGAGVWSRNGNVAYRAGRDIQAGRVWVNNYHAYPAGAAFGGYKSSGIGRENNKLALDHYQQTKNLLVSYSEDKLGFF; translated from the coding sequence ATGACCGTATACGCAGCCCCCGGAACTCCGGGCGCAAAGGTGAACTTCAAGCCCCGCTACGAAAATTGGATTGGTGGCGAGTGGGTTGCGCCCGTCAAGGGCGAATACTTCGAAGACATCACCCCCGTCACCGGTCGCCCGTTCACCGAGGTCGCCCGTGGCACCGCGGAAGACATCGAACTGGCACTGGATGCCGCGCACAAGGCCGCTCCGGCCTGGGGCAAGACGAGCGCCACCGAGCGTGCCGCCGTCTTGAACCGCATCGCCGACAAGATCGACGCCAACAACGAGCTGCTCTCTGTCGCCGAGACCTGGGACAACGGCAAGGCCATCCGCGAGACCCTCAACGCGGACATTCCCCTCGCCGCCGACCACTTCCGCTACTTCGCGGCCGCGATCCGTGCCCAGGACGGTGACCACGCCCAGCTTGACAATGACACCGTCGCCTACCAGTTCCACGAGCCGCTGGGCGTCGTGGGCCAGATCATCCCGTGGAACTTCCCCATTCTCATGGCCGTCTGGAAGCTTGCTCCCGCGCTGGCCGCCGGCAACACCGTTGTGCTCAAGCCCGCCGAGCAGACCCCCGCGTCGATCCTCGTTCTGATCGAGCTTCTCGGCGACATTCTCCCCCCGGGAGTCGTCAACATCGTGAACGGATTCGGCCTCGAAGCCGGAAAGCCGCTCGCCTCCTCCAACCGCATTCGTAAGATCGCGTTCACGGGAGAGACCACCACCGGCCGCCTCATCCTGCAGTACGCCAGCGCCAACATCATCCCCTCCACCGTCGAGCTCGGCGGCAAGAGCCCCAATATCTTCTTCAGCGATGTGGCCCAGGAGAACGATGCCTTCTACGACAAGGCTCAGGAGGGCTTCGCGCTCTTCGCCTTCAACCAGGGCGAGGTGTGCACGGCCCCGAGCCGCGCGCTGATTCAGAAGTCCATCTACGACAGCTTCCTGGGCGACGCCGTCAAGCGCACGAGCCTCGCGATCCAGGGCAACCCCCTCGACACCGACACCCAGGTCGGCGCACAGGCCAGCAACGACCAGCTTGAGAAGATTTTGTCGTACATCGACATCGGCAAGAAGGAGGGCGCCACGCTGGCCCTCGGCGGAGAACGCGCCGACCTCGGCGGGGACCTCAGCGGCGGCTTCTATGTGCAGCCGACGGTCTTCGAGGGCAACAACAAGATGCGTATCTTCCAGGAGGAGATATTCGGCCCGGTGCTCGCCGTGACGAGCTTCACCGACTACGACGACGCCATTTCAATTGCCAATGACACCATCTACGGCCTCGGTGCCGGCGTGTGGTCTCGCAACGGAAACGTCGCGTACCGCGCCGGACGCGACATCCAGGCCGGACGAGTCTGGGTCAACAACTACCACGCGTACCCCGCCGGTGCCGCGTTCGGAGGCTACAAGAGCTCCGGTATCGGACGCGAGAACAACAAGCTCGCCCTCGATCACTACCAGCAGACCAAGAACTTGCTCGTGTCCTACTCGGAAGACAAGCTCGGCTTCTTCTAA